A single Drosophila miranda strain MSH22 chromosome XR, D.miranda_PacBio2.1, whole genome shotgun sequence DNA region contains:
- the LOC117186247 gene encoding titin-like isoform X2: protein MFDSGMAAVSLSINGQPAVLLQPDTVYRIGRKEAYEFCVADESMELLHALAIVYRAGVLRVLALMGKVFVNGLENGNVDISRKDAIDGKVKLRFGNVAAEAQIMEPIQHHDSSGFGESLKDTSVDTTSDSLVIPETEVQSVNTSANTTVGSFFVPETQAVVFDKGVSKGGKVSLGDDFMIPETQDLLSTPPVVVHNEKSNSIDEDASEMGTQIRICTQEFNNFDEDAFDDFDSSMIMGDSVTALSLRQRIENKNKQDVDEKDLELSALNWSATNPKCTVLNSTKAGELSPRELACIAPDLSGQNPSQNARNCTPDLFDLMNAGNVLSAKTIDKIQEKAAKIGNTPEEGVVEKIASKRVGRPRKIKTPTSTPQDTIQSKIKKENPPEKENANTSAVAKRRVGRPRKSQKPTEDKPELKVRRSETSSTTDKITTRNTSEEKAKGEPQSKAAETREFRELACITPDLSGQNPSQNAGNCTPDLFDLMNAGNVLSERSATPTLCGLKQLIVATIETPTATPIEVEDKENQDFIVTPSKEPASESPKNGNENNETNQDFIAPQPFPFHLKRKQERLQATESLKDRPDGELINQDFIETQPFPSKLKQNAWKAADYPKDRSYEEETNQDFIATQPFPLWKKKNRNAAESTEEHRDSEDNQDFIATEAFPSISKQASKNTPENKENIPVEKNDTEPKASTSKDAKNLNSRTYNEIMEILDKMAAGLPQPPDDPNEPQIKFVEPSIIMDENYNAKVARLESIYPDRDSKRLWGLPKLPEVLNSRIAGSESPPRTTRNACQRRLSDESPRIEPRKRPAAAENSPEPKNKISRLPLNSFIEEDDKKAADKESTPELVVSNTQLDSASHSKVKKTTGPQKEEQASDMESSPELVVKVRPGRSKRSTSTQLDSASHFKVKKKIEPKKEEQTADKESSYSKVKKTVEPKQEEQDVPDAPRSRLRNAKTIDKIQEKAAKIGNTPEEGVVEKIASKRVGRPRKIKTPTSTPQENIQSKIKKENPPEKENANTSAVAKRRVGRPRKSQKPTNNNNK, encoded by the exons ATGTTTGATTCCGGGATGGCAGCTGTAAGCTTAAGCATAAACGGGCAGCCGGCCGTCCTTCTACAGCCCGATACTGTTTACCGCATTGGGCGCAAGGAAGCATATGAGTTCTGTGTCGCCGATGAA TCCATGGAGCTGTTGCATGCTTTGGCAATTGTCTATCGAGCGGGTGTCCTTCGCGTGTTGGCGCTGATGGGAAAGGTATTCGTGAATGGCCTGGAGAACGGCAATGTGGACATCAGCCGAAAGGATGCCATCGATGGAAAGGTAAAGTTACGCTTCGGTAATGTGGCAGCCGAAGCGCAAATAATGGAACCTATTCAG CACCATGATAGCAGTGGATTCGGCGAATCCCTCAAGGACACATCCGTCGATACAACATCAGACAGTCTCGTTATACCAGAAACGGAGGTGCAGTCGGTCAACACAAGTGCTAATACAACGGTTGGTAGCTTTTTTGTACCCGAAACCCAAGCTGTGGTCTTTGATAAAGGAGTCTCGAAGGGCGGCAAAGTTTCGCTGGGCGATGACTTCATGATACCCGAGACGCAAGATCTCCTTAGTACTCCACCAGTTGTTGTCCACAATGAGAAATCCAATTCTATCGATGAAGATGCCTCTGAAATGGGCACGCAGATACGCATTTGCACCCAGGAATTCAATAATTTCGATGAGGATGCATTTGATGACTTCGATTCATCTATGATAATGGGAGATTCTGTGACGGCACTATCGCTTCGTCAGCGcattgaaaacaaaaacaagcaGG ATGTCGATGAAAAGGACCTGGAACTGAGTGCCTTAAATTGGTCTGCAACTAATCCAAAATGCACTGTCTTGAATAGCACCAAGGCGGGAGAATTGTCTCCTCGGGAACTTGCTTGTATTGCACCAGACCTATCCGGCCAGAATCCATCTCAAAATGCAAGAAATTGTACTCCTGATCTATTTGATTTGATGAATGCTGGTAATGTACTGTCCGCAAAAACAATCGACAAGATTCAGGAAAAGGCAGCCAAAATTGGGAATACACCCGAAGAAGGAGTCGTTGAAAAGATAGCAAGCAAGCGAGTAGGAAGACCGAGAAAGATCAAAACACCAACATCAACACCGCAGGACACCATACAGAGTAAGATAAAGAAGGAGAACCCACCAGAGAAAGAAAATGCGAATACTAGTGCAGTGGCAAAACGGAGGGTGGGCAGACCTAGGAAGTCCCAAAAACCAACAGAAGATAAACCAGAACTAAAAGTGAGAAGAAGTGAGACATCATCTACAACAGATAAGATCACTACGAGGAACACGTCAGAGGAGAAAGCTAAAGGAGAACCACaatccaaagctgctgaaacTCGAGAATTTCGGGAACTTGCTTGTATTACACCAGACCTATCCGGCCAAAATCCATCTCAAAATGCAGGAAATTGTACTCCTGATCTATTTGACTTGATGAATGCTGGTAATGTACTGTCCGAGAGATCCGCCACACCAACGCTTTGCGGGCTAAAGCAGTTGATTGTGGCCACCATAGAGACACCAACAGCAACTCCTATCGAAGTGGAGGACAAAGAAAATCAGGACTTTATTGTCACTCCGAGCAAAGAGCCAGCAAGCGAATCTCCCAAAAATGGCAACGAAAATAACGAAACTAATCAGGATTTCATTGCCCCTCAGCCGTTTCCCTTTCACTTAAAGCGCAAGCAAGAAAGATTGCAAGCAACCGAATCTCTTAAAGATCGCCCTGATGGCGAGCTCATAAATCAGGATTTCATAGAAACTCAGCCATTTCCTTCGAAGCTCAAACAAAATGCCTGGAAAGCAGCCGACTATCCTAAAGACCGCAGCTATGAGGAGGAAACTAATCAAGATTTCATTGCCACTCAGCCGTTCCCCTTATGGAAGAAGAAAAATAGGAACGCAGCTGAATCAACTGAAGAACACCGCGACAGTGAGGACAATCAAGATTTTATAGCCACGGAGGCATTCCCCTCGATAAGCAAGCAAGCAAGTAAGAACACTCCAGAAAATAAAGAGAACATTCCAGTTGAAAAAAATGATACAGAACCCAAAGCTTCTACTTCCAAAGACGCAAAAA ATTTGAATTCCCGTACATATAATGAAATCATGGAGATACTGGACAAAATGGCTGCAGGCCTTCCACAGCCGCCTGATGATCCAAACGAACCTCAAATTAAGTTCGTTGAACCTTCCATTATTATGGATGAAAACTATAATGCTAAG GTTGCCCGTCTAGAATCCATCTATCCGGACAGGGACAGCAAGCGGCTTTGGGGTTTACCGAAATTACCCGAAGTCTTGAATAGCCGCATAGCCGGATCGGAGTCACCTCCACGTACTA CAAGAAACGCATGTCAACGACGCCTTTCAGACGAATCACCAAGAATTGAGCCCAGAAAACGGCCAGCGGCTGCAGAAAACTCACCCGAAC CTAAAAATAAGATCAGCCGTCTACCTTTGAATTCGTTTATTGAAGAAGATGATAAAAAGGCAGCTGACAAGGAGAGTACGCCGGAATTGGTGGTCAGTAACACACAGCTCGATTCTGCTTCGCATTCCAAAGTAAAGAAGACAACCGGACCCCAAAAAGAGGAACAGGCATCTGACATGGAAAGTTCACCGGAATTGGTGGTCAAGGTGCGGCCGGGTAGATCAAAGAGGTCGACTAGCACACAGCTCGATTCTGCTTCACATTTCAAAGTAAAGAAGAAAATTGAACCCAAAAAAGAGGAACAGACAGCTGACAAGGAAAGTTCATATTCCAAAGTAAAGAAGACAGTCGAACCCAAACAAGAGGAACAGGATGTTCCAGATGCACCACGCAGTCGATTAAGAAACGCAAAAACAATCGACAAG ATTCAGGAAAAGGCAGCCAAAATTGGGAATACACCCGAAGAAGGAGTCGTTGAAAAGATAGCAAGCAAGCGAGTAGGAAGACCTAGAAAGATCAAAACACCAACATCAACACCGCAGGAAAACATACAGAGTAAGATAAAGAAGGAGAACCCACCAGAGAAAGAAAATGCGAATACTAGTGCAGTGGCAAAACGGAGGGTGGGCAGACCTAGGAAGtcccaaaaaccaacaaataacaacaacaaataa
- the LOC117186247 gene encoding microtubule-associated protein futsch-like isoform X1, translated as MFDSGMAAVSLSINGQPAVLLQPDTVYRIGRKEAYEFCVADESMELLHALAIVYRAGVLRVLALMGKVFVNGLENGNVDISRKDAIDGKVKLRFGNVAAEAQIMEPIQHHDSSGFGESLKDTSVDTTSDSLVIPETEVQSVNTSANTTVGSFFVPETQAVVFDKGVSKGGKVSLGDDFMIPETQDLLSTPPVVVHNEKSNSIDEDASEMGTQIRICTQEFNNFDEDAFDDFDSSMIMGDSVTALSLRQRIENKNKQDVDEKDLELSALNWSATNPKCTVLNSTKAGELSPRELACIAPDLSGQNPSQNARNCTPDLFDLMNAGNVLSAKTIDKIQEKAAKIGNTPEEGVVEKIASKRVGRPRKIKTPTSTPQDTIQSKIKKENPPEKENANTSAVAKRRVGRPRKSQKPTEDKPELKVRRSETSSTTDKITTRNTSEEKAKGEPQSKAAETREFRELACITPDLSGQNPSQNAGNCTPDLFDLMNAGNVLSERSATPTLCGLKQLIVATIETPTATPIEVEDKENQDFIVTPSKEPASESPKNGNENNETNQDFIAPQPFPFHLKRKQERLQATESLKDRPDGELINQDFIETQPFPSKLKQNAWKAADYPKDRSYEEETNQDFIATQPFPLWKKKNRNAAESTEEHRDSEDNQDFIATEAFPSISKQASKNTPENKENIPVEKNDTEPKASTSKDAKNLNSRTYNEIMEILDKMAAGLPQPPDDPNEPQIKFVEPSIIMDENYNAKVARLESIYPDRDSKRLWGLPKLPEVLNSRIAGSESPPRTTRNACQRRLSDESPRIEPRKRPAAAENSPEPKNKISRLPLNSFIEEDDKKAADKESTPELVVSNTQLDSASHSKVKKTTGPQKEEQASDMESSPELVVKVRPGRSKRSTSTQLDSASHFKVKKKIEPKKEEQTADKESSYSKVKKTVEPKQEEQDVPDAPRSRLRNAKTIDKIQEKAAKIGNTPEEGVVEKIASKRVGRPRKIKTPTSTPQDTIQSKIKKENPPEKENANTSAVAKRRVGRPRKSQKPTEDKPELKVRRSETSSTTDKITTRNTSEEKAKGEPQSKAAETREFRELACITPDLSGQNPSQNAGNCTPDLFDLMNAGNVLSAKTIDKIQEKAAKIGNTPEEGVVEKIASKRVGRPRKIKTPTSTPQENIQSKIKKENPPEKENANTSAVAKRRVGRPRKSQKPTNNNNK; from the exons ATGTTTGATTCCGGGATGGCAGCTGTAAGCTTAAGCATAAACGGGCAGCCGGCCGTCCTTCTACAGCCCGATACTGTTTACCGCATTGGGCGCAAGGAAGCATATGAGTTCTGTGTCGCCGATGAA TCCATGGAGCTGTTGCATGCTTTGGCAATTGTCTATCGAGCGGGTGTCCTTCGCGTGTTGGCGCTGATGGGAAAGGTATTCGTGAATGGCCTGGAGAACGGCAATGTGGACATCAGCCGAAAGGATGCCATCGATGGAAAGGTAAAGTTACGCTTCGGTAATGTGGCAGCCGAAGCGCAAATAATGGAACCTATTCAG CACCATGATAGCAGTGGATTCGGCGAATCCCTCAAGGACACATCCGTCGATACAACATCAGACAGTCTCGTTATACCAGAAACGGAGGTGCAGTCGGTCAACACAAGTGCTAATACAACGGTTGGTAGCTTTTTTGTACCCGAAACCCAAGCTGTGGTCTTTGATAAAGGAGTCTCGAAGGGCGGCAAAGTTTCGCTGGGCGATGACTTCATGATACCCGAGACGCAAGATCTCCTTAGTACTCCACCAGTTGTTGTCCACAATGAGAAATCCAATTCTATCGATGAAGATGCCTCTGAAATGGGCACGCAGATACGCATTTGCACCCAGGAATTCAATAATTTCGATGAGGATGCATTTGATGACTTCGATTCATCTATGATAATGGGAGATTCTGTGACGGCACTATCGCTTCGTCAGCGcattgaaaacaaaaacaagcaGG ATGTCGATGAAAAGGACCTGGAACTGAGTGCCTTAAATTGGTCTGCAACTAATCCAAAATGCACTGTCTTGAATAGCACCAAGGCGGGAGAATTGTCTCCTCGGGAACTTGCTTGTATTGCACCAGACCTATCCGGCCAGAATCCATCTCAAAATGCAAGAAATTGTACTCCTGATCTATTTGATTTGATGAATGCTGGTAATGTACTGTCCGCAAAAACAATCGACAAGATTCAGGAAAAGGCAGCCAAAATTGGGAATACACCCGAAGAAGGAGTCGTTGAAAAGATAGCAAGCAAGCGAGTAGGAAGACCGAGAAAGATCAAAACACCAACATCAACACCGCAGGACACCATACAGAGTAAGATAAAGAAGGAGAACCCACCAGAGAAAGAAAATGCGAATACTAGTGCAGTGGCAAAACGGAGGGTGGGCAGACCTAGGAAGTCCCAAAAACCAACAGAAGATAAACCAGAACTAAAAGTGAGAAGAAGTGAGACATCATCTACAACAGATAAGATCACTACGAGGAACACGTCAGAGGAGAAAGCTAAAGGAGAACCACaatccaaagctgctgaaacTCGAGAATTTCGGGAACTTGCTTGTATTACACCAGACCTATCCGGCCAAAATCCATCTCAAAATGCAGGAAATTGTACTCCTGATCTATTTGACTTGATGAATGCTGGTAATGTACTGTCCGAGAGATCCGCCACACCAACGCTTTGCGGGCTAAAGCAGTTGATTGTGGCCACCATAGAGACACCAACAGCAACTCCTATCGAAGTGGAGGACAAAGAAAATCAGGACTTTATTGTCACTCCGAGCAAAGAGCCAGCAAGCGAATCTCCCAAAAATGGCAACGAAAATAACGAAACTAATCAGGATTTCATTGCCCCTCAGCCGTTTCCCTTTCACTTAAAGCGCAAGCAAGAAAGATTGCAAGCAACCGAATCTCTTAAAGATCGCCCTGATGGCGAGCTCATAAATCAGGATTTCATAGAAACTCAGCCATTTCCTTCGAAGCTCAAACAAAATGCCTGGAAAGCAGCCGACTATCCTAAAGACCGCAGCTATGAGGAGGAAACTAATCAAGATTTCATTGCCACTCAGCCGTTCCCCTTATGGAAGAAGAAAAATAGGAACGCAGCTGAATCAACTGAAGAACACCGCGACAGTGAGGACAATCAAGATTTTATAGCCACGGAGGCATTCCCCTCGATAAGCAAGCAAGCAAGTAAGAACACTCCAGAAAATAAAGAGAACATTCCAGTTGAAAAAAATGATACAGAACCCAAAGCTTCTACTTCCAAAGACGCAAAAA ATTTGAATTCCCGTACATATAATGAAATCATGGAGATACTGGACAAAATGGCTGCAGGCCTTCCACAGCCGCCTGATGATCCAAACGAACCTCAAATTAAGTTCGTTGAACCTTCCATTATTATGGATGAAAACTATAATGCTAAG GTTGCCCGTCTAGAATCCATCTATCCGGACAGGGACAGCAAGCGGCTTTGGGGTTTACCGAAATTACCCGAAGTCTTGAATAGCCGCATAGCCGGATCGGAGTCACCTCCACGTACTA CAAGAAACGCATGTCAACGACGCCTTTCAGACGAATCACCAAGAATTGAGCCCAGAAAACGGCCAGCGGCTGCAGAAAACTCACCCGAAC CTAAAAATAAGATCAGCCGTCTACCTTTGAATTCGTTTATTGAAGAAGATGATAAAAAGGCAGCTGACAAGGAGAGTACGCCGGAATTGGTGGTCAGTAACACACAGCTCGATTCTGCTTCGCATTCCAAAGTAAAGAAGACAACCGGACCCCAAAAAGAGGAACAGGCATCTGACATGGAAAGTTCACCGGAATTGGTGGTCAAGGTGCGGCCGGGTAGATCAAAGAGGTCGACTAGCACACAGCTCGATTCTGCTTCACATTTCAAAGTAAAGAAGAAAATTGAACCCAAAAAAGAGGAACAGACAGCTGACAAGGAAAGTTCATATTCCAAAGTAAAGAAGACAGTCGAACCCAAACAAGAGGAACAGGATGTTCCAGATGCACCACGCAGTCGATTAAGAAACGCAAAAACAATCGACAAGATTCAGGAAAAGGCAGCCAAAATTGGGAATACACCCGAAGAAGGAGTCGTTGAAAAGATAGCAAGCAAGCGAGTAGGAAGACCTAGAAAGATCAAAACACCAACATCAACACCGCAGGACACCATACAGAGTAAGATAAAGAAGGAGAACCCACCAGAGAAAGAAAATGCGAATACTAGTGCAGTGGCAAAACGGAGGGTGGGCAGACCTAGGAAGTCCCAAAAACCAACAGAAGATAAACCAGAACTAAAAGTGAGAAGAAGTGAGACATCATCTACAACAGATAAGATCACTACGAGGAACACGTCAGAGGAGAAAGCTAAAGGAGAACCACaatccaaagctgctgaaacTCGAGAATTTCGGGAACTTGCTTGTATTACACCAGACCTATCCGGCCAAAATCCATCTCAAAATGCAGGAAATTGTACTCCTGATCTATTTGATTTGATGAATGCTGGTAATGTACTGTCCGCAAAAACAATCGACAAGATTCAGGAAAAGGCAGCCAAAATTGGGAATACACCCGAAGAAGGAGTCGTTGAAAAGATAGCAAGCAAGCGAGTAGGAAGACCTAGAAAGATCAAAACACCAACATCAACACCGCAGGAAAACATACAGAGTAAGATAAAGAAGGAGAACCCACCAGAGAAAGAAAATGCGAATACTAGTGCAGTGGCAAAACGGAGGGTGGGCAGACCTAGGAAGtcccaaaaaccaacaaataacaacaacaaataa